Within Piliocolobus tephrosceles isolate RC106 chromosome 7, ASM277652v3, whole genome shotgun sequence, the genomic segment cgagaaatttaaaaaaaacaaaaacaaaaaaaaactaaaatttgtataaaatggtaaaagaacccaaacccaaatagccaaaacaattctgagggaaaaaaaaaaagttgaagactTCCCAATTCctagttttaaattatattacaaagctatagtaatcaaaacaatatggtatTGGCGTAAAACCAGACACGTAccagtgaaataaaattgagagtccagaaataaatccaaacacaTATGGTCAAGTAATTTTTGACAAGGGCATCAAGAAAACACAATGAGAATgaagagtctcttcaataaatggtggtgggaatacaatttccacatgcaaaacaataaaactgGACCCTTCTCTTATGCCATacacaaaacttaactcaaaatggataaaacatCTGAATAGAAGACCAGAAACAAGAGACTATGAAAACAATGGTAGAGTTCTATGTGTTTTGAGCCACAAAGTATTCAAATTACAGCATTAGGGAGAAAAAACAAAGTGCAAACcaatgtgtttaatttttaagtggAGATTTTCTAGAGCAGagttgcagggctggggcagggataGAGGCTCATTACTCCTTCAACCCTTTGAATATTCCTTGTGggtgatttaaaattttctaaaataaaatttcagaggGGGGTTGTGGGCATGTCAATTGTTTCGATATTTCTCAAAGTGGAGAGAAATACCTAGTACATATTTTACTTGATATGTTCAGATCACATTGGTTTCTTGAAATAAATCTGTCTTTTGGCTTTAGTTTTACTAACTCTTTACCTAGTATCCCACAGAGCTCATCTCCCCTATAAGCTGATACGGTCAATATCTTTTCCACACTGTGACCCACAAGAGCCTACTCACCCCATAATCTCAAAGCCTCCCTCATGAGGGCAGAAATGCCCCCAACCCCCCAAATCCTGCAATGAATTAGCCCTCTACTCTAGTGAAATCCAGCTCTGACCTCAATGTCTAGACCTCCAGAGAGTGGCCAGCCCCaccttcagaaaataaaaggcatttgaTTCCTGAACTTATTCAATGAAAGcactgttcttttattttttgaatattaagAAGTAAATATTCCAGCAGATGGAAAACAGGAAAGTGTAGCACTGTTCTTATCATCACTATCAGCTGGGACCAGAACAGACACTCAATGAACAGCCTCACACTACAATGAAGATTGGAAAACAAAGGAGCATCAAAGGGACCTGGAGGGCAAGGGTAGCTCTTCTGCTCCCCAATTACATGCACACCCCAACTCACTGCAGCATCTGTCTCTGAGTCTTCTCCCAGCAGACCTATAAATCCAAGCTGGCTCCTCACTCCCCACACATCTGCTCCTGCTCTCTCTCCTCCAGGTGACCCTAGCCATGAGAACCCTCACCTTCCTTCCTTACTGCTGTTCTCCTGGTGGCCCTCCAGGCCCAGGCTGAGCCACTCCAAGCCAAGGATGAGCTACTCCAGGCAAGCACTTATGAAGCTGATGCCCAGGAGCAGCGTGGCGCAGAAAACCAGGACTTTACTGTCTCCTTTGCAGGGAATGCAAGCTCAAGTCTTAGAGCCTCGGGTAAGAGACACCAGCATTGCAGAGCTAGAAGTGTAGAGAGGAAAAACAAGCACGTCTAGAATTAGACCCAACGGCTGGTTCTTTCTCTTAGGTGATCACCTCCCCAGGCCTGAATTCTCCAAGGCAGGACTGAAGGAGGAGAAACATGGAGTCACAAAACCCATTTCCAAGCCTGACTTTGCTGCTTTCTACCCGAATGGACTTGACAAACCCAGCACGAAAACGGAGCCTTCATTTCCTCCTCCATAACCTTGTGGCAGCTGCCTCAAAACCTGACTATGGGACCTAACACGATTCCCGAAAAAGGCGGTCAGAGACGTAGACATCAAAGGTGGGGAATATATAACACAGTCAGATATCAAAGGTGGGGGGTGACCTAGTAAGTGGGGGTGACCTAGTAATGGGGAGTGAACTAGCAAGTGGGGGTAACCTAGCAAGTGGGGGTGACCTAGTAAGTGGGGATAACCTAGCGAGTGGGGGGCGTGCAAGTAAGGGGGGGGCCCTGGAACTGGGGGGGTGGCCTAGCAAGTGGGGGGTGACCTAGCAGGATTCTTTGCTAAGATGGGACTGGGCAGACCAAAGACAGGACCAAGGTCCAGGCCTAGTTGAAAAGATGGCTCAGAGGAGCCTGgctaaagtttggtcaaggagagagTCTTGGTCAGCGATCCTGACCTGAGACCCAGATGATGAAAGGGCTCAACTCATGCAGATCTCAGGGGCAGAATtccagagagggaggcaggggagcggatgcaaaggccctgaggtgctAGGATGGGGTTTGTGCTCGGAGCCAGGAAGAAGGCCAGTGATTGGGGGCTGCGGGACCAGTCAGAGCTGTAGGGAGGGCCCAGAGCACAGCGGCCCTCGAGGGTCAGGAGGGgcttctcagtgcaatgaagtcACTGGAGGATGTTCCTTAGAAGAACGGCACGATTCCCGCTCTGTCTGCTGTGTAGGGAATGCAGTGCAGCGGAtcaggagaggaggcagggaaggcGAAGGTGTAGTCTGGGGCTGGACGGGAATGCTCCATGCCACAGTGGGGACTGGCATCATACAGGTGAACACACTCGCCGAAACATACCTGGCTGAACTCCCAAGACTGGTGCTTTTCACTCTATGCAAATTATTCTTCAAtacaaattgtaaaatataaaacataaactttatttaaaaagtccaCGAGAtctagaaaattaacaaataagtcagagggaggagggagtcAAGGGTCATCCAATTCCCCTCAGAATTAAATAGCGTTCTAGTGTGCACTGTGCATGTGAAGTGTGTTCTTGCTTTTGTTCCACCTGACAGGACACGCCTGCAGCAGCGGAGCAGTTCAAGTCCACAGGACCGGCTGCGgtgcctgcttcagccttctcAGCTAGGTGTGGCTTGAGAAGAAGGATCCCAGCTGGTACCACTTCCTTGCTCACCGGGAGTGTGAAGACGGCCACCAGTCACTAATGGAGCAGGTGTCTGGGGGAGGACCTGGTGTAGTTCCCTAGGTACACTCAGGAAACAGGAGTGGAGGAGAAAGTGGTGTCTTGTCTAGACTTGTCTGCCCAGAGACACAGCTAAAGGTGACCACCTGGAGTTTGCCCCAGGACAGCCTGGAtggtgagggagagggagaggtcACATCAAAGAGAAAGGCGCAGGAGCCCCAGGCTGCAGACATCCCAGCCTGCTGAGCACACCTGAATAAGCACAGCTGTGCTCTCTCTGTCCTTGCTTCTGGGGGAGCCCCTGTGCCTTCTCACCAGAGCCCCAAACTGCTTCTTTCCCCAGGACCAGACCCTGGCAATAAGCAAAGAGAGAAAACGCTCTCTGAAAAAGGATAGGATCATCATAATCCAGAATATGAGCCCAATGCTTCCCCATGTGAAAAGTCCCACCCAGCTCCCCATCATTTCCTTCCCCACGCAAACCCTTGAGACAGGGCTAAATATTCCTGCTTTATGTGAGGTTGGTGAGGGTGCTGCGGTCATTGAGTGTGAACCAGCCTGATGACCACGCTCAGCACCAGGGCCCCCAGGACACAGAGTACCAGGGCATGACTGGCGCTTCCAAGGAAGCTCAAATGCCTCAAATCTGTCTCAAAGCTGCTAAGGGCCAGAAACCCATTCTTGAGGTCAAGGAGAATGTGGCTTTCAGGGTCAGACGCCAGAGAACACGCAAACCTGAGAAATGCCTTGTGATGGCTGATGTGATGCCTGGGCCATGGTTCCTGGGCAGTTGGACAAACAGTATTCTGGATGTTTCTATAAGGTTGTTTTCGGATGcgataaatatttaaattggtggactatgagacaaatatttaaattggTAAAGCAGATGGTCTTCCACAATGAGGAGGGGACATGAATGGAACAGAGACTGACCTGCCCAGAGCAAGAGGGAGTTCTGCCAGCAGGCGGCCTCGGGACTGGCCTGCAGCTTCTCCccgggtctccagcctgctggcctccCCATCAGGTATGGGGCTCACCACACCCCACACAGAAAAGGAAtttgttctgcttctctggagaaccctgactaacaggTATCCTGAGCAAATGATGGGGAGCAGACCTCTCAGGTAGTTCTCGATGGCCTCCCAGGGTGGGCTGTAGCTGTCCAGGCTCTGCAGGAACTACCTTGATCCCGGCTCCTAAACCTTGTAGACACTCCCCCAGGCAAAACAGCCCTGAAAGTTCTCCAGGCCTCATACCAGCCCCTTCCCATAGAGACATGGCACAGGCCCTAGCTGAGGATGGCTCAAACAGCACGGACCACGTGGCCCAGAAACCCCGCCATAACTGACAAcgccacacacactcacagacagcCAGATGGGAGAGGTGGACAGAAGCTGAGAAACATGCAGCACAGTCCGAGCGTCAGGTGGATGGGGCCCCGGCAGCTGGAGAGGAGGGTTGGCTGAGGAACCAGAGAGATGTGGGGGAGCTCCCCACTTGTGGAAGTGCAGCAACTCGGGGGAGCCccaacactgtttctgtggggACCACAGGACAAGGCAAAGATGCCGGGGTGTCTCTGAAGCCCAGCTGGCCAACGATGAATGGTAGCATGGACGTCCCTCCCTACGATCCCTCCGAGGGAGCCCCATCCCAGAGCTCACCTGGGCAGAGTGAGCACACCTGTCTTTCCTCAGTGCTCACCTCCCTACACAGGCCAATGGGTAGAATAACGGCATGGCACAGGTAACCTGCCCAGAACCTGCGTCTACCATGCTCAGGACTGGATTCTCTCTATCCTCACCATTCTTCCCCTGCTAAAGGCAAGGCAGGCTAAGGAGAAATTGAAAGAGGTGAGCAAGGGGAGGACAGGGCAGGGGAGGACGTGAAAGGAGCAGGTGCAGTGGAAACCATTTCACTGGAACCCAGTCACTTCCCTTGGTAGACACACAATTCAGAATAAAGAGAGCTCGAAGTTACCGGGATCTTTAGCATGCACCAAAGCAACGCTTAGCAACCAGGAGTGCGTGTGGAGAACACTGGGGTGAGGGTAACTGTTGAATAGATGTATGCATATTCAGGGTTACTGTATTATAATCTGTATTTGACAagtaaaagagataaagaaacttTTGCTTTTTGTATTACAAGCCTCAACAACGATTACACCAAATCTCAGCTGCCAAAATTGTGGAACAAATTCCGTGATTCTCAAACAGACACCCCTAGGAATCTCTGGGTCAGGGAATGGGGTATAAGTGTGGAGTTTTCATGTTATCCAAAAGAGACATGACGTTTTGAGATACTATCTCAATTCTTTGAAATTGAATCCTATAAACATAAgggattgttaaaaaaaaaaaaaaaaaaaaaaaaaaaaaacagatctgcTCTTTATTCCAGCCTCCAGTTGAGGCAAAGCCCAAATCATTAACTTGAGGCCCATTTGATTCCTTGGAGGATAAAGATTCTCCCTGTCCAGACCCCAGGTCTTGAGATTATTACACCCTAGGACAAGCTAGGCTGCCACGCCTAAAGAAATGCTGGTGGCCCGGCTTCCATCCCATGCAAACATGGTCCAAGTCATGTTATCCCATTCACCTTGGCTGTGGAGAAGAATCCGGAGGCCACATTCAGGAAATCTATCATGCTGAGATTGATTAAGGATGTCGGCTACGCATGAGGGATAGAAAATGCcccagagcaagagtctgtcctCCCTCCACGCATTCACAGGGCAAGTTGGCACATGACCCCAAAAGAAAATAGTTGTCTCTCTTACTTACGTTTTGCTCAGAACCTCGCATGGACATTTCATTCTTGTAACTTTCGTGTTGGCCTGCTCCAAAGAAATTCAACTATTCAGTTAGAACAAAACTATCCCCTACAACTACGGTTTAGTTTAGCTCCTTCCTGAATGGAAACTTCCTTCATTTTCTCGAAGCCCAGTTGTTCAATGTGTAATGCTGGGTACGATGTCCTCACCAATGTCCACACAGCGAGTTTCACAGGCTGGTTGTCATCAAGTTACTCAATGTAGACTCACAGTTCAGTTCATTAAAAACATAGACACACATCAAAGAAGGAAACTCATGTTGTCACCAGGTGTactggctcatgactgtaatcccagcactttgggaggcgaaggcaggcagattgcttaagttcaggagttcaagaccagcccaggcagcaTGATGAaacatgtctctacaaaaaaaacacaaaaattagctaagtgtggtatcgcacacctgtactcccacctactcaggaggctgaggtggaagaatgacttgagcccaggaggttgaggttacagtgagccatgattgagccactgcagtccagcctgggtgacacagcaagatcctgtctcaaaaaaaaatacaaaacaaaacaaaaaactaatgtcTAAATGTCTCCCTGTAGGTTTCCCTGTCAATCTGGCTAAATCaggggatttaaaaataaatatttaaagaggtttattctgaacCAAATACGAGGGGCCAAGGCCCCCAACACAACCCAGGAGGTCCTTGGAACATGTGCCAGAAGTGGTTGGGTTACATCTTTATCTTATACATTTTAGGGGAATAGAAGTTACAGGCAGACATtcatcaatacatgtaagatgtataTTGGTTTGGACCAGAAAGCGGGGACAGCTcgaagtgggggcttccaggtggattgaaagattttctgattggcaattgattgaaagagttattatctaaagacctggaatcaaagaAAAGAGTGTCTGGATTAAGATATTGGGTTGTGCAGACCAAGGTTATCATGTGGATGAAGGCTCCAGAGAGGCTTCAGGGAGAGCAGATGGCAAATGTCTCTAATCAGACCTAATAAGGTGCCAGACTCTCAGTCAATCTCTCCTGGTGGTTCCATTGTGTAAAGGTGGGCACCCTGGCCTCTGAACCCAGGGGTaatttttaaagctccaaaagaacaaagcatccTCTATACAGAACGTGTCTCCTGATGCAACTGTGGTAAGTGCTGGGGGAGGGCGTTAACAGGAaccttccccacctccccagcGGATGCCTGGGATGCAGAGGCTCTATGTTCTCATTGAAATGCCGCCTGGTTTCTTTTTACCACAGTTCAACTGGAAATGACGTGCTTTCGTGAAAGGATGTCATCCTCTGGAGAAAGTTGAGGCATCTTAGGAGGCCACATCCCTCCACCGAAGGCCAGCCCGCTTCCATTTGGAGGAGCGCTAAGAATGGACAAGGTCAGAAGTCTCCCCAGAAAGAAATAGTGGGGCACTCTGACACACAAAGGGCTCTGTAGCATTTGCGTAGCTtcgcttctctgagcctcagttcctttCCTCAGAACGCTGTGACTGGAGAGGTCTGTGATTCTAAGGCATGGCCTCTCCCTCAAAGAACTTACAATCTCATATCAAATTTATACCAAACCGAACACAggcaaaataagacaaaaaccataaacCATCCAGGGCCAAGTTACATGTCAACAACAGATAAAAAACCATTTTAGGGGAAAATAAAACAGCTGGTAATGGTGATATTTTCACTAAACCCCATAAGATAGGTGGAATTTGGTAAGGCAGAGGTGAAAAGGGAAGGGATTAGAACAGCACCTTCTACCTTCTCAGCTGACAAGGGATTGCTGTGTAAACAAATCTGCatccattcgttcattcattcatttcttgaaCAAATATGTCTTGAGCGTCTCTGCTGTGCTAGGCCTGTTTCTCTCAGTTGGGGACACAGCAGGAAACAAAGGCGTTAAGCCCCCTGAATGGGCTGGGCTTACATTTTCCCGGACTGATAAACACACAAGAAAGTAAAAGATGCGTCTGCCCAGGCAGCAAGGCTGGCTCCCTGCTAAGAGGCTCTGCCCTTTTCACTCTGATGCAGGTTTTACCCCAGGAGCTGCCTCCTGCCTCTTACCCTACTTCTGTGACTCACCTTTTTTATTTGGGAACTTCTACTTCCCCTGCCTAGGGCGTTAGCACAGATCCCACTGGGGAGGCATTCAGACTGACGGCCCCATGTGAAAAAGAACAGTCTAAGTCGCGGCTGATACTCTGTGTTCAGAACCTGCCTGCAAATCCAACACCAGCCCAGCATGGCTGGCCCAAGTATGTGGTCTTCATACTCTCTTAACTGAACATGTGTCCTTTGGCTGTGGAGCAACTCAAGCTCTCTGCCACCTTACACAGCCTCCATGACACATCTAAGTCTGCAGGGAGACCACAGTTTATGCTGCCACTCTGGGTCCCCTGTCATATGCAGTCACCTCAAGCAGAAAAGGCTTAACATAAAGACATTCCCATCCTGATCCCTTAATTTCTCATGCAGACACGCCAAGCATCAGCTTTCAGGCAGCAGCCCTTCCACTGCCACATGGAGTTTGCTCCTGGATTTTCTTCCAACGTGGCTATGGCTCAGTTCCCACTTCTCCTGGCTCATGATCAGCAGACAGACCAGCCTAAGCCATCAGCACAGGGCAATACGCCATTCAGGTGTGTCGCCAGTCCCCAGACCAGAGCATCTGCCAGGGAACATCTGGTTCCAGCAGGCCTTACTCTCTTTCCATTTTCCACTTTAACTGTAGTAGAAGTAATGACCCCTAACATCCAGCAAGTGCTTATTTGTTCCATGTTTTAATTAATGCACTATACATATTATCTCACTTATTTTTCAGGACAATTCTATGATATAGGCACTaggattatttcattttatagatgcaaAAACCTGACTCATGGATATTAAATAGGTTAAGTTAATTGCCCATGATCGCGTATCTTGAGAGTGATTGAGCTGGTGTTGAAAACTGGGCCTGTCTCTTTCGAAGGCCTTGTTTGCCATGAAATACAACCTTGTTTGAGCATAACCTGCTAGAAATCTGTTGACTTTAAGGATTCCCAGAACTGAACGAAGGAAGAAGCACCCTTGCCAAATACACTTCCTTTCTcgaaaacagaaagcaaacacATGAAGTCATCCTTCCAGGTAACATGTTTATATCAACCAGTAGATCTTGATGAGCTGTTTGGGGAGAATTTCAGATGACTCTGTCTTCACCTTTTAGCCTTGTGGCACCtgggttttcatttttctctgtcagTTGGGCCTAAAGCCTGGAAAAGGGCCTTCCCTCTCCAGAGTCATTGGAAATATTAATGCTAAGAGGAGATTTGATCAGCAATTTGATGTGTCAGTAAAAGGGACCCACATTCCCCTGACCCTCAAACCAGCAACTG encodes:
- the LOC116418870 gene encoding defensin-6-like, with product MTANDEPSPSFLTAVLLVALQAQAEPLQAKDELLQASTYEADAQEQRGAENQDFTVSFAGNASSSLRASGKRHQHCRARSVERKNKHV